In one Nitrospira sp. genomic region, the following are encoded:
- a CDS encoding oligosaccharide flippase family protein — translation MRNRWSGMKALTQQTALVFAGKMTGACLGFAMSLIVARRMGPEEFGLFSLFIVILILGNDILGDGLSPGVVRFYSMYRQSDPPKAAEVLSNALALRVMLGLPVVVLGIAGSVYFANVVSDRSDYVWPVVLGLIGSFGAALWSFALCVWQSREEFAVYGGMVALVNLLRIASVPLLLWAGWLSLGSVMGMHVLFYYACTVGGLWLLRPHLSMYRLDKSLVRELLRFSKWPAMASLFFILQINLGVPVLSYLAGAREAGLYGAASSLLMGVDFLTVSLVTTLLPKVTQLTGLDQCRSYVQRSFPLYALIAVALLPVLYVARPLVLALFGPAYEGTILIFQVLFLGTLGTLVTHPLYLVLYTMNRPQWFGLIQGFALLGWILAGMFLIPAYGALGAAWTTLIARLLQSLAIVVILGFALGFLSSSKRRPSPLAEWIRGA, via the coding sequence ATGCGAAACAGATGGTCCGGGATGAAGGCTCTGACGCAGCAGACTGCGCTGGTGTTTGCCGGAAAGATGACCGGGGCGTGCCTGGGGTTTGCGATGAGCTTAATCGTCGCGCGCCGAATGGGACCGGAAGAGTTTGGATTGTTTTCCCTCTTCATTGTGATCCTGATTCTTGGGAACGATATCCTCGGGGACGGGCTCAGTCCCGGCGTGGTGCGCTTTTATTCCATGTATCGGCAATCCGATCCTCCTAAAGCTGCTGAAGTACTCAGTAATGCACTTGCGCTGCGAGTGATGCTCGGTCTTCCGGTCGTCGTGTTGGGTATCGCTGGGAGCGTCTATTTTGCCAATGTCGTATCTGATCGCTCGGACTACGTGTGGCCAGTGGTATTGGGTCTGATCGGGTCGTTCGGAGCGGCGCTCTGGAGTTTTGCGCTCTGTGTCTGGCAGTCGCGTGAGGAGTTTGCGGTCTATGGTGGGATGGTCGCGTTGGTCAACTTGCTACGTATCGCCAGTGTCCCACTATTGCTCTGGGCAGGGTGGTTGTCGCTGGGGTCTGTGATGGGAATGCATGTGTTGTTCTACTACGCGTGTACTGTAGGAGGCCTCTGGCTCCTGCGTCCTCATCTGTCGATGTACCGGCTCGACAAGTCACTGGTGCGTGAGCTGCTTCGGTTTAGCAAGTGGCCCGCCATGGCGAGTCTCTTCTTTATTCTGCAGATCAATCTCGGAGTGCCGGTGCTAAGTTATCTGGCCGGTGCCCGTGAGGCCGGGCTCTATGGAGCTGCATCCTCATTGCTCATGGGGGTCGATTTTTTGACGGTCAGTCTGGTGACAACCTTACTGCCGAAAGTGACCCAGCTCACCGGGCTTGACCAGTGTCGATCCTACGTTCAGCGGTCGTTCCCGCTCTATGCGCTGATTGCGGTGGCCCTCCTCCCGGTTCTGTACGTTGCCCGTCCGCTGGTGCTGGCCTTATTTGGCCCTGCGTATGAAGGCACAATATTGATCTTTCAGGTGCTGTTCCTCGGCACGCTGGGAACGTTGGTGACTCATCCGCTGTATTTGGTGTTGTACACAATGAACCGCCCTCAGTGGTTTGGCCTGATCCAAGGCTTCGCGTTGCTGGGGTGGATTCTCGCCGGAATGTTTCTCATACCGGCATATGGTGCGCTTGGGGCCGCATGGACCACCCTGATCGCCCGCCTGCTTCAGTCATTGGCAATCGTCGTCATTCTGGGATTCGCCCTGGGATTTCTGTCGTCGTCCAAACGCAGACCAAGCCCCCTGGCGGAATGGATACGAGGCGCATGA
- a CDS encoding NAD-dependent epimerase/dehydratase family protein — translation MKVLVTGCHGFVGSSMVRYALSRGHQVLGVAQSKRGEPIEGMAFTHCALDHPEFITAVNGYAPDVVVHAAGSASVGRSFQQPREDFLKAVETWGAVLEAVRKSDVDPLVIFPSSASVYGNPTLLPVTEGASLRPISPYGFHKVICEQLAQEYAQCFGLNVVTARLFSTIGPAQQRLLVWELFRQAIDDNPYLTIQGTGTETRDFLHIDDICRYFLGIAERQPKGFWAVNIASGVSTSVRTMAEIVTRLVGNQKAIVTLNRELPGDPKHWQADTSLLLDLVPYQPGEITKGLEHCVAHWSADVTRTAGALIPRGTEVRS, via the coding sequence ATGAAAGTGTTGGTTACAGGCTGTCATGGGTTCGTGGGAAGCAGCATGGTTCGATACGCCCTCAGCAGAGGACACCAGGTGTTGGGCGTTGCGCAATCGAAGCGTGGCGAACCGATCGAAGGCATGGCATTCACACACTGCGCCCTGGACCATCCGGAATTCATCACTGCGGTAAATGGGTATGCCCCAGATGTGGTGGTGCATGCCGCCGGTTCTGCCTCGGTAGGGCGCTCTTTTCAGCAACCTCGAGAAGATTTTCTGAAGGCCGTCGAGACCTGGGGTGCGGTACTGGAGGCGGTTCGAAAATCCGATGTGGATCCGTTGGTTATTTTTCCGTCCAGCGCTTCAGTGTATGGCAATCCGACTCTGCTCCCAGTTACCGAGGGCGCGAGCCTTCGCCCGATTTCACCATATGGATTTCACAAAGTCATCTGTGAGCAGTTGGCGCAGGAGTATGCGCAATGTTTCGGCCTAAATGTGGTGACGGCCAGACTGTTCTCCACAATCGGACCCGCTCAGCAGCGGTTGTTGGTATGGGAACTGTTTCGGCAGGCGATTGACGACAATCCTTATCTGACCATCCAGGGTACGGGGACCGAAACTCGTGATTTCCTGCATATCGACGATATTTGTCGGTACTTCCTTGGGATTGCAGAGCGGCAGCCGAAGGGATTCTGGGCGGTCAATATTGCCTCGGGGGTGTCTACGTCGGTCAGAACCATGGCGGAGATCGTCACACGTTTGGTCGGGAACCAGAAAGCGATTGTGACGCTGAATCGAGAATTGCCAGGCGACCCCAAACATTGGCAGGCGGATACCTCGCTGTTGCTGGATTTGGTGCCATATCAGCCTGGTGAGATTACGAAGGGATTGGAGCATTGTGTGGCGCACTGGTCAGCGGACGTGACCCGCACCGCCGGGGCGTTGATACCTCGAGGCACGGAGGTGCGATCGTGA
- a CDS encoding class I SAM-dependent methyltransferase: protein MKQILKTSLVKGFAMLGLQAEFHQKKRDTDIVFFDKNTLEYFQQNHPRMALYREGLVKSGMEWVDNFPLQCRLFSLQQMVELAARRNIDGEFAECGCWKGHSAYIISKILARHNFSRSFHIFDSFEGGLSDKTSEDVSDYARQTKEEAEFEKNWFSSTIEDLKKALVGFDFIEIYKGWIPDRFPEVEHKRFAFVHVDVDLYQPTLDSLKFFYPRLMPGGVIVVDDYGYSVFPGAKRAVDEFVRDIDCSLFYETPMGSCFIIK, encoded by the coding sequence GTGAAGCAGATACTCAAGACATCGCTTGTGAAGGGATTTGCCATGCTGGGTCTCCAAGCCGAGTTTCACCAGAAGAAGCGCGATACGGACATCGTCTTCTTCGACAAGAACACGCTGGAATACTTTCAGCAGAACCATCCGCGAATGGCGCTCTATCGGGAAGGTCTTGTCAAGTCGGGGATGGAATGGGTGGACAACTTCCCGCTGCAATGCCGCCTGTTTAGCCTGCAGCAAATGGTCGAATTGGCTGCGCGCAGGAATATCGACGGGGAGTTTGCGGAGTGTGGATGTTGGAAGGGGCATTCGGCCTACATCATTTCGAAAATTCTCGCGCGTCACAATTTTTCGCGGTCGTTCCACATTTTTGATTCATTCGAAGGCGGACTGTCGGACAAAACCAGTGAAGACGTTTCCGACTATGCACGGCAGACCAAAGAAGAAGCCGAATTTGAAAAGAATTGGTTCTCCTCCACCATTGAGGACTTGAAGAAAGCGCTCGTGGGGTTCGACTTCATTGAAATTTACAAGGGATGGATCCCCGATCGATTCCCCGAGGTGGAGCACAAACGATTTGCATTCGTGCACGTTGATGTCGATTTGTACCAGCCCACGTTGGACAGCCTGAAATTTTTCTATCCCAGGCTGATGCCAGGGGGCGTCATCGTCGTGGATGACTACGGATATAGCGTGTTTCCAGGAGCGAAACGGGCCGTGGATGAATTTGTACGGGATATCGACTGTTCCCTCTTTTATGAGACGCCGATGGGTAGCTGCTTCATTATCAAATGA